In the Helianthus annuus cultivar XRQ/B chromosome 11, HanXRQr2.0-SUNRISE, whole genome shotgun sequence genome, one interval contains:
- the LOC110890708 gene encoding protein transport protein Sec61 subunit alpha gives MGGGFRVLHLVRPFLAFLPEVQSADRKVPFREKVIYTVISLFIFLVCSQLPLYGIHSTTGADPFYWMRVILASNRGTVMELGITPIVTSGLVMQLLAGSKIIEVDNNVREDRALLNGAQKLLGILIAVGEAVAYVLSGMYGSVGQLGVGNAILIIVQLCFAGIIVICLDELLQKGYGLGSGISLFIATNICESIIWKAFSPTTINSGRGAEFEGAVIALFHLLITRSDKVRALREAFYRQNLPNVTNLLATVLIFLIVIYFQGFRVVLPVRSKNSRGQQGSYPIKLFYTSNMPIILQSALVSNLYFISQLLHRKYSGNFLVDLLGKWKESEYSGQSVPVGGIAYYVTAPSSLADMAANPFHALFYLVFMLTACALFSKTWIEVSGSSARDVAKQLKEQQMVMPGHRDSNLQKELNRYIPTAAAFGGMCIGALTVLADFMGAIGSGTGILLAVTIIYQYFETFEKEKASELGLFGF, from the exons ATGGGAGGTGGCTTCAGAGTATTGCATCTTGTCAGACCGTTTCTTGCATTTCTTCCAGAAGTGCAGAGCGCAGACAGGAAGGTCCCATTCAGAGAGAAAGTCATCTACACTGTGATTTCTCTTTTCATCTTTCTGGTGTGCAGTCAGCTTCCTTTGTATGGCATACATTCAACGACGGGTGCGGACCCATTTTACTGGATGCGTGTTATTCTTGCTTCAAACCGTGGGACTGTCATGGAGCTCGGCATTACTCCCATTGTGACTTCTGGATTGGTTATGCAGCTGTTGGCTGGGTCAAAAATTATTGAAGTGGACAACAACGTTCGTGAGGACCGTGCACTATT GAATGGTGCGCAGAAGTTGCTGGGAATCTTGATTGCTGTCGGTGAGGCCGTAGCTTATGTTCTATCAGGAATGTACGGCAGTGTTGGTCAACTCGGTGTCGGGAATGCTATTTTGATCATTGTTCAGCTATGTTTTGCCGGAATTATCGTTATATGTTTAGACGAACTTCTCCAGAAAGGATACGGGCTTGGATCAGGAATTTCATTGTTCATAGCCACTAATATCTG TGAAAGCATCATCTGGAAAGCATTTAGCCCGACAACCATTAACAGCGGGCGAGGTGCTGAATTTGAGGGTGCAGTTATTGCCTTGTTCCATCTCTTGATTACTAGATCAGACAAGGTTCGGGCGTTGCGTGAAGCTTTCTACCGGCAAAATCTTCCTAACGTGACCAACCTACTTGCTACCGTCTTGATATTCCTTATTGTCATCTACTTCCAAGGCTTCCGTGTTGTTTTGCCTGTGAGATCAAAGAACTCTCGTGGACAACAAGGCTCGTACCCCATCAAGCTGTTCTACACTTCCAACATGCCAATTATTCTTCAGTCAGCACTTGTATCCAACCTTTATTTCATTTCTCAG TTGCTACACAGGAAATACAGCGGGAATTTCTTGGTTGATCTATTGGGAAAGTGGAAGGAGTCCGAATACTCAGGCCAATCTGTACCGGTTGGTGGCATTGCTTACTATGTGACTGCACCATCAAG CTTGGCGGATATGGCAGCCAACCCGTTCCATGCTCTTTTCTACTTGGTGTTCATGCTAACCGCGTGTGCACTATTCTCGAAAACGTGGATTGAAGTTTCTGGATCATCTGCCCGAGATGTGGCCAAGCAACTCAAG GAGCAACAAATGGTGATGCCTGGACATCGAGACTCAAACCTTCAGAAGGAACTGAATCGATACATCCCGACCGCAGCTGCGTTTGGAGGAATGTGCATTGGTGCGTTGACTGTTTTAGCAGATTTCATGGGTGCGATCGGTTCTGGAACTGGAATTCTGCTTGCGGTTACCATCATTTATCAATACTTCGAGACTTTTGAGAAGGAGAAGGCTAGTGAACTAGGTTTATTCGGCTTTTAA